The window GGTAGTGATAATGCCACATTTTTAGTATTTAAAACACCCAATCCGTCGGAAATGCAAAGGGAGAAGGCATAATGAAAATAGGAATCGTTATTTCAAGTAATGACGCAGAAACATGCTGGAACGCTTTGCGTTACGGCAATTTCGCTCTCGGTCAGGGTGACGAAGTAAAAATATTTTTCATGGGCAAAGGCGTTGAGTATCAGAAAATCAGCACAGAAAAATTTAATACTATTGAACAAGCTGAACAATTGATGCAGGCAGGCGGTAAGATTTACGCCTGCGGAAGTTGTATCAAGTCGAGAGAGCAGGAAGGCTCTGAAATGTGCCCTATTTCGACCATGAAAGATATATATGACATTGTGAAAGAGAGCGATAAGGTGGTGACTTTCTAGTTGTTGACACAAGGGCGTTGATGGTGATTTCCATGCGCTTATTAGTTTAGAAGGAAGCCAGCCTTAGAAGTCGTTTCTTAGGAAATATTGATGCGGTATTAACCGACATAATAGTTCCGGATAATTCAGGGGCTGCAGGCAAGATGATCCGGAATTTAAATATTCCTGAAAATGGCTGATAATGTTTATCTCAAAAAATGATAAATTTGTTATCCCTGCAGGGTCTACGGTAATACATGGAGGGGATGTGCTCCTGGGGTTGGCTAACATGGAATATTTTTCTGTTTTGCAGCAAGCCATGGCACGTTATAAAGAATAAATTTTAAGGAGTAAAGAATGCGAATATTATTAGTTGAAGATGAAATAAAAATATCTAATTTTATTAAGCGTGGACTCAAGGAAGAGAATTATATTGTTGACACGGCGTTCGATGGGGAGAAGGCTATGTTTCTATCGGAAATAAATCCGTATGATCTGATAATTCTTGATATCATGCTTCCGCAAATAGACGGCATTACTAT of the Candidatus Omnitrophota bacterium genome contains:
- a CDS encoding DsrE family protein, which encodes MKIGIVISSNDAETCWNALRYGNFALGQGDEVKIFFMGKGVEYQKISTEKFNTIEQAEQLMQAGGKIYACGSCIKSREQEGSEMCPISTMKDIYDIVKESDKVVTF